The stretch of DNA GCTGCACAAAGAAATAATACAGGTCTTGAATTAGTCAATTACTTTCGCTTAAGTAATAACTTTGATGCTACATTAACCGGTAATTTTTATTATTCGGTTTTATCCGGAGATATTAATGGTTCTCCTTTTTCTGATGAAAGCTTTAGCTGGACATTAAGTTTAATGTCAAACATCCGCATACCAAAAGTTTTCAATGTCCAGGTAACCGGTAATTACAGCGGACCAATGGTTTTCCCTCAAGGAAGAATCAAGTCCCGCTATGGAGTTAATGTGGGCTTTAGAAGGAACATAATGAATAATAACGGAACAATCAGCCTGAACTTTTCGGACATTTTTGGAACCCAAAGATTTCGATTTGAAAACACCAATGAAAACTTTTATCAGGAGCGTGAATTTAACTGGGAAACATCAGTTATTACTCTGGCTTTTACCTATCGTTTCAGAGGTTATAGTGAAAGAGATAGACAAAGAAGAGGTGGCGGGCCAAGCGGTATGGATGACGATGATATGTTTTAAACGGGTAAAAGTGAGTTGCTGATTATTAAACTCACAATACTTTTTCATTAGATTTTACCAGGCTGTTTAATCTTTCTAAAGACTGATGTATTTCTAGCATTAGCTTTTGAACGATATTATCTACGCTAAGAATTTCATCAATCAGCTCTACACTCTGTCCGGCAGACCAAAGGTTTTTATAGCTTCCCGGTTTTACCGATTTTTCCAGCCAGTTCATACCTCTGTATTGGACAAGCATTTTAATATATTTTTTGGTATGTCTGTTTGTAGAAAGTTTTTTCTCAATCCATCCCTGACGATAGCCGATTTTTTTTGCATAATCAGTATTGATTACGTTGCAGGGAGTTCCGGAAAGCTTTTCAGTTAAAACAATATCTTCCATACCGGACTCAACAATTGCATTTTTATACTCCTCACTTACGGTAGCTTCTTTGCAGGCAATAAATCGTGTTCCAAGATATCCGGCAGCGGCTCCTAAAGCTAATACAGAAAGTATGCTTTCTCCATTTGCCAACCCTCCGGCAGCCAGTACCGGTTTTTCGGGAAATCTTTTTCTAAGGGATGGAATCAACAACTGATTGGGATAAGGCCCGGCATGACCACCTGCCCCCTGCGTTACAGAAACAAATCCGTCACACCCCAAATCATGAACCTTTTTAGCATGCTCTAAGTTTGTGATGTCACAAAATACCTTAGCGCCCGTTTTATGCGCCTCCTGTATAACTTCCTGCGGGTTTCCCAAAGAAGTGATATAGAAGGGTACGCCTTCATCCAAGCAGCATTTAAGATGTTTTTTATAATATGGATTTGTCTTTTGAACAATCATATTCACACCATAAGTCCCCTTTTCAGTATTATCTGTTTCGTAGGTGTTTCTCAGGGATTTTAAAACGGCAGTCAGTTCTTCCGGCTCCCTATAATTTAGAGAAGGAAAGGTACCGGCAATTCCGCTTTTAATAGCCGCCTTTACCATTGCCTCGTTAGATACTAAAAACATAGGCGCCATAACAATTGGATATTTGACATTTAGCATCTCTGTGAATGCTGTTTGAAAGCTTTTCATGTTTGAGGGTGGTTTTTAAATAAAAAGTCTATTGAATGAAAATCAATAATTAAATTTTTGAGTGACTACCATCACAAAAAGGTTTGTTAGAAGAATATTTGCAGCCACACCAGGCTATTTTTTTCTTTTCTTCTATTTTTTCAACTATGGGTTTAAAACCCGTTCCTTTGTGAGATCCGTCACAATAAGGTTGATTTTGGCTTATTCCGCAGGAGCACCAGGCATAAATTCCGGGTTCACAATCAATAACAAAAGGTGCTTTTTGAGGTATTTCAGGCTTATTCATAATTATAATTTTTTAGGTTTAAAATTTTATTAACAATACTTTTTTACGAATCTATAAAGTTGAAAATTTCCATTTTCTTCTTCTTTTTGAATTAGTTTCGGAAGATTTAAACCTTCCAGATCTTTGGTTCTGCAGTTTTGTATCAATGTTTTTGCTTTGAGTGCCATTAAAAGAAAACGTTCTTTTTTGTTGGGAATTTTCTTTTGCATAGCGTTTAACTCCAACACGACCTCATCAATTCCTTTACCGGTTTGAGCTACTGTTTTGAGCACCGGTATCGTTTGATTTTTTTCATTTTTTTTGGACTTTACCAGCTTTATTAGATTCAAATAGAAATTTTCAGCATTTGCTCTGTCAGCTTTATTTAC from Chitinophagaceae bacterium encodes:
- a CDS encoding nitronate monooxygenase; translated protein: MKSFQTAFTEMLNVKYPIVMAPMFLVSNEAMVKAAIKSGIAGTFPSLNYREPEELTAVLKSLRNTYETDNTEKGTYGVNMIVQKTNPYYKKHLKCCLDEGVPFYITSLGNPQEVIQEAHKTGAKVFCDITNLEHAKKVHDLGCDGFVSVTQGAGGHAGPYPNQLLIPSLRKRFPEKPVLAAGGLANGESILSVLALGAAAGYLGTRFIACKEATVSEEYKNAIVESGMEDIVLTEKLSGTPCNVINTDYAKKIGYRQGWIEKKLSTNRHTKKYIKMLVQYRGMNWLEKSVKPGSYKNLWSAGQSVELIDEILSVDNIVQKLMLEIHQSLERLNSLVKSNEKVL
- a CDS encoding CDGSH iron-sulfur domain-containing protein; translated protein: MNKPEIPQKAPFVIDCEPGIYAWCSCGISQNQPYCDGSHKGTGFKPIVEKIEEKKKIAWCGCKYSSNKPFCDGSHSKI